The Paramagnetospirillum magnetotacticum MS-1 genome contains a region encoding:
- a CDS encoding FraH protein — translation MATNRRPRAKGTPGDKLGKGGGDAAPAPAADAEIPASSAPEPAAPMPAPSAPVIKPVGGDAWASLLSGSPWSSPGAASSTEAALKPVMPSALAEAVANAPPEAAPFTELVSHWSPPFRRQPDREYEEINPAEAAIPVTATASEPEAVVVPEPDPEPEPEPEPEPVPEPEPEPEAAHDHAATETEGVTEMMTSDVELEIASDMEVVEAPAVIEPSPQPQAFIHSTAYAYPAELAPAVETAAEAAPAGLAENPVKEVPVEDLFTGIFNVADSAVRGAIGASTDLLRDPKSLGGKLSVAGQSLVHSIKGRFNALLAPRHGAKSNGDEF, via the coding sequence ATGGCGACGAACCGACGGCCCCGCGCCAAGGGGACCCCCGGCGACAAGCTCGGGAAGGGAGGCGGCGATGCCGCGCCCGCCCCGGCTGCCGACGCCGAGATTCCGGCATCTTCCGCGCCGGAGCCCGCCGCCCCCATGCCCGCGCCTTCGGCTCCGGTGATCAAGCCGGTGGGAGGGGATGCCTGGGCGTCGCTGCTGAGCGGTTCGCCCTGGTCTTCCCCCGGAGCGGCAAGCTCGACGGAGGCGGCGCTCAAGCCGGTCATGCCGAGCGCATTGGCGGAGGCGGTTGCCAATGCGCCGCCTGAAGCCGCCCCGTTCACCGAGCTTGTCTCCCACTGGTCGCCGCCTTTCCGGCGGCAGCCGGATCGGGAGTATGAAGAGATCAATCCCGCCGAGGCGGCAATCCCGGTGACGGCCACGGCGTCCGAGCCCGAGGCGGTTGTCGTTCCCGAGCCCGATCCGGAACCCGAACCGGAACCGGAACCCGAGCCGGTCCCCGAACCCGAACCCGAGCCGGAAGCGGCTCACGATCATGCCGCGACCGAGACCGAGGGAGTTACCGAAATGATGACGAGTGATGTTGAGCTTGAGATTGCTTCGGATATGGAGGTCGTCGAGGCCCCCGCCGTGATCGAGCCGTCTCCCCAGCCGCAGGCATTTATCCACTCGACGGCCTATGCCTATCCGGCGGAGCTGGCCCCGGCGGTGGAGACGGCGGCAGAGGCCGCCCCTGCGGGCCTTGCCGAAAATCCGGTCAAGGAAGTTCCCGTGGAGGACCTGTTCACCGGGATCTTCAATGTGGCGGATTCGGCCGTGCGCGGCGCCATCGGCGCCTCCACCGATCTGCTGAGGGATCCCAAGTCCCTGGGCGGTAAGCTTTCCGTCGCGGGGCAGAGTCTGGTCCATTCCATCAAGGGACGCTTCAATGCTTTACTGGCTCCGCGCCACGGCGCCAAAAGCAA